The following proteins are encoded in a genomic region of Tenebrio molitor chromosome 7, icTenMoli1.1, whole genome shotgun sequence:
- the LOC138135286 gene encoding protein Malvolio-like: MEGVKEETIPSEKKPDLSYYYETLELDTYFTQNKIKIPQVEKSGFSFRKLWAFTGPGFLMSIAYLDPGNIESDLQSGSFGRYRLLWVLMAATILGYLLQSLASKLGVVTGLHLAEMCYRQYRKFPRLVLWIMVEIAVIGSDMQEVIGTSIAIYLLSNNVIPLWAGCLITIADTFTFLFLDKYGLRKLELFFGVLISIMGITFGYEYVVSKPPQDEVVKGLFIPWCQNCDSKVLLQAVGVIGAVLMPHNLYLHSALVKSREVDRKQPEKIKEARMYYLVENGIALVCSFIINIFVVSVFAFGLFEKTNNDILNECPKSESLVYDRAVEVFDKNDKLVDADIYRGGVYLGCAYGPAAMYIWAIGILAAGQSSTMTGTYSGQFAMEGFLDLQWARWKRVLFTRSIAMVPTFFTAFFSSLNDLTTMNDFLNAVMSLQLPFAIIPMVAFTSNPKIMGEFVNNMFMKVVFVILSVVIIAINIFFVTGTLADLDINSNVFIAIGIAAAIYFIFVLYLALHCYISFGNKRIENHPWIQKYVIYPEMNTPKRKI, translated from the exons ATGGAAGGAGTTAAAGAGGAAACGATCCCCAGTGAGAAGAAACCTGATTTGAGTTACTATTATGAAACGCTTGAATTGGACACGTACTtcactcaaaataaaataaaaatacctcAAGTGGaaaag TCTGGATTTTCGTTTCGCAAATTATGGGCGTTCACGGGACCCGGATTTCTGATGTCGATCGCTTACTTAGATCCGGGAAATATTGAGAGCGATCTGCAATCCGGCTCCTTCGGCAGGTACAGACTCTTGTGGGTGTTGATGGCCGCAACCATACTGGGCTACTTGCTGCAGTCCCTCGCCTCAAAACTCG GAGTGGTGACCGGACTCCACTTGGCCGAGATGTGCTACAGACAGTACCGAAAGTTCCCCAGACTGGTCCTCTGGATCATGGTGGAGATCGCCGTCATAGGCTCGGACATGCAGGAAGTCATTGGGACCTCTATCGCCATCTACTTGCTGTCGAACAATGT GATACCTCTGTGGGCCGGTTGCCTCATAACAATCGCCGACACCTTTACCTTTCTCTTCTTGGACAAGTACGGCTTGAGAAAGCTGGAGTTGTTCTTCGGGGTCTTGATTTCCATCATGGGCATCACCTTCGGGTACGAGTACGTGGTGTCGAAGCCGCCCCAAGACGAGGTGGTCAAAGGGCTGTTCATCCCTTGGTGCCAGAACTGCGACTCCAAGGTCCTCCTCCAAGCCGTGGGTGTCATCGGCGCGGTACTGATGCCCCATAATCTCTACCTCCACTCGGCCCTCGTCAAGTCGCGCGAAGTCGACAGGAAACAACCGGAGAAGATTAAAGAAGCTCGCATGTACTATCTCGTCGAGAACGGCATAGCTCTGGTCTGCAGCTTCATCATAAACATATTCGTGGTGTCGGTTTTCGCTTTCGGTCTCTTCGAAAAGACCAACAATGACATA CTGAACGAATGTCCCAAAAGTGAATCTCTTGTCTACGATAGAGCGGTTGAAGTTTTCGAC AAAAACGACAAACTGGTCGACGCCGACATCTACCGAGGGGGTGTGTACCTGGGGTGCGCTTACGGCCCCGCCGCCATGTACATCTGGGCCATCGGTATTCTGGCGGCTGGACAGAGCTCGACCATGACCGGAACCTACTCCGGACAGTTCGCCATGGAGGGATTCCTCGACTTGCAGTGGGCGAGGTGGAAGCGAGTCCTCTTCACCAGGAGCATAGCCATGGTGCCGACCTTCTTCACCGCTTTCTTCAGCTCTCTAAACGACCTGACCACGATGAACGACTTTCTCAACGCCGTGATGAGTCTCCAGCTGCCCTTCGCCATCATCCCCATGGTGGCCTTCACCAGCAACCCGAAAATAATGGGGGAATTCGTCAACAACAT GTTCATGAAAGTCGTCTTCGTCATCCTCAGCGTGGTGATTATTgcaataaacatatttttcgtGACTGGGACTCTGGCCGACCTCGACATAAACAGCAACGTCTTTATCGCTATTGGAATTGCCGCTgcaatttatttcatttttgtgctGTATCTGGCGCTACATTGTTACATTTCCTTCGGTAACAAACGCATCGAGAACCATCCTTGGATACAGAAGTACGTCATTTACCCAGAAATGAATACTCCCAAAAGAAAAATCTAA
- the LOC138135317 gene encoding uncharacterized protein has product MCKLAGAFFLVVMPVILAHPAKDELMFDLGDDTAVVESTVREARAVVPEHIEDLLQPGTKQAYLHTFGDKEKDDGDVQGYHKKTQDKGSDGYKHFDSYHKKDGDKFGFEMHSEFGKSDKGGGEGAGKSGKYTEDYDRHGDDEAETKKAYKVVENVNEGKKGLRAVEDYDGDSGYYADSGDSEGYTDADSENYSEGEGDESAGYTEGGDAESESDDEGYDEGDGDSGHYTAGDGDNESYTAPAEYDDGESEAYTEAEEEDDY; this is encoded by the exons ATGTGTAAGCTCGCGGGTGCGTTTTTCTTGGTGGTGATGCCGGTGATTCTCGCACACCCGGCCAAAGACGAGCTCATGTTCGACCTGGGGGACGACACGGCCGTCGTAGAGTCCACCGTGAGGGAGGCCAGAGCCGTCGTCCCCGAGCACATCGAGGACCTCCTCCAACCAG GAACCAAACAGGCGTACCTGCACACCTTCGGCGACAAGGAGAAAGACGACGGAGACGTCCAGGGCTACCACAAGAAGACCCAGGACAAGGGCAGCGACGGCTACAAACACTTCGACAGCTACCACAAGAAGGACGGCGACAAGTTCGGCTTCGAGATGCACTCGGAGTTCGGCAAGTCGGACAAAGGGGGCGGCGAGGGTGCCGGCAAATCCGGAAAGTACACCGAAGACTACGACAGACACG GTGACGACGAGGCTGAAACCAAAAAGGCCTACAAAGTTGTGGAGAACGTAAACGA GGGTAAAAAAGGATTGCGCGCTGTTGAAGATTACGACGGTGATTCCGGCTATTACGCCGATTCCGGAGACTCCGAAGGCTACACGGATGCAGATTCTGAAAATTACAGCGAAGGAGAAGGCGACGAGTCGGCCGGATACACAGAGGGAGGCGACGCCGAGTCGGAAAGCGACGACGAAG GCTATGATGAAGGAGATGGTGATTCGGGTCATTATACAGCAGGGGATGGCGACAACGAGAGTTACACGGCCCCTGCAGAATATGACGATGGAGAATCCGAGGCCTACACCGAAGCCGAGGAAGAGGATGACTATTGA